The Candidatus Eisenbacteria bacterium genome has a window encoding:
- a CDS encoding tryptophanase, with the protein MKTIIEPFKIKMVEPIRMTTPSERRGYLAQAGHNLFMVRAEDVLIDLLTDSGTSSMSSDQWAGMMRGDESYAGGRSFFEFEREVRRITGMKHVIPTHQGRAAEKILFTVLHRPGATYLGNTHFDTTRANIEFAGDTAIDLPIAEGTIPAAVHPFKGNIDLERLEREAKARWRDLRAVILTVTNNSGGGQPVSLANIRAAARIAHDSGAMFFLDACRFAENAYFIQQREEGQAGRSILAIVQEMFAEADGCTMSAKKDGLANIGGFLGVRDDQMAMEARNLLILTEGFPTYGGLAGRDLEAIAQGLREVLDEDYLRYRVRTVAYLCEKLQARGVPMILPPGGHAVYLDAGGFLPQIAPEQFPGQVLANELYLEGGVRGVEIGSLMFGRMDSATGRHVGPPMELVRLAIPRRVYTQSHIDYVAEVVLAVHERRSSLRGLRLVYQAPFLRHFTARFEPL; encoded by the coding sequence GTGAAGACCATCATTGAGCCGTTCAAGATCAAGATGGTGGAGCCGATCCGCATGACGACGCCGTCGGAGCGGAGGGGATACCTGGCCCAGGCCGGCCACAACCTCTTCATGGTCCGCGCCGAGGACGTCTTGATCGACCTGCTGACCGACAGCGGGACGTCGAGCATGAGCAGCGATCAGTGGGCGGGGATGATGCGCGGCGACGAGTCGTACGCCGGCGGGCGCTCCTTCTTCGAGTTCGAGCGTGAGGTTCGCAGGATCACGGGAATGAAGCACGTGATCCCGACGCACCAGGGGCGCGCGGCGGAGAAGATCCTCTTCACGGTCCTGCACCGGCCGGGGGCGACCTATCTGGGAAACACCCACTTCGACACGACGCGGGCGAACATCGAGTTCGCCGGCGACACGGCGATCGACTTGCCGATCGCCGAGGGGACGATCCCCGCGGCCGTGCATCCGTTCAAGGGGAACATCGATCTCGAGAGGCTCGAGCGGGAGGCCAAGGCTCGGTGGCGGGACCTGCGCGCTGTCATCCTGACCGTGACCAACAACAGCGGAGGGGGCCAGCCGGTCAGCCTCGCGAACATCCGCGCGGCCGCGCGGATCGCCCATGACAGCGGCGCCATGTTCTTCCTCGACGCCTGCCGGTTCGCGGAGAACGCCTACTTCATCCAGCAGAGGGAAGAGGGGCAGGCCGGCAGGAGCATCCTCGCGATCGTGCAGGAGATGTTCGCCGAAGCCGACGGCTGCACCATGTCCGCGAAGAAGGATGGGCTAGCCAACATCGGCGGCTTCCTCGGGGTGCGGGACGACCAGATGGCCATGGAGGCCCGCAATCTCCTCATATTGACCGAGGGCTTCCCGACCTATGGGGGCCTGGCGGGGCGCGATCTCGAGGCGATCGCTCAGGGGTTGCGCGAGGTGCTGGACGAGGACTACCTGCGCTACCGCGTTCGCACGGTCGCGTATCTGTGCGAGAAACTGCAGGCCCGCGGAGTCCCGATGATCCTGCCGCCCGGAGGACACGCCGTCTATCTGGACGCCGGCGGATTCCTTCCCCAGATAGCTCCGGAGCAGTTCCCGGGACAGGTCCTGGCGAACGAGCTCTACCTCGAGGGCGGAGTCCGCGGGGTGGAGATCGGAAGCCTCATGTTCGGCAGGATGGACTCGGCGACGGGCCGGCACGTGGGACCGCCGATGGAGCTCGTGCGGCTGGCGATCCCAAGGAGGGTCTACACCCAGAGCCACATCGACTATGTCGCCGAGGTCGTGCTGGCCGTCCACGAACGCAGGAGTTCCCTGCGCGGGCTGCGGCTTGTCTATCAGGCCCCCTTCCTGCGGCACTTCACGGCTCGCTTCGAGCCGCTCTAG